One part of the Candidatus Buchananbacteria bacterium CG10_big_fil_rev_8_21_14_0_10_42_9 genome encodes these proteins:
- a CDS encoding aldehyde dehydrogenase, translated as MVVKEFPIYVAGKFVKSRQRLEVLNPYNDRPVGLTFSATKQQLEQATKAAVKTFEITRKMGVYERVAIFDQLIAGLTKKQKAFARMISLESAKPIKDAEVEAMRAINVLTLAKEEAKRIAGEVLDLDLLASSDGRWGIVKRFPVGPVAGISPFNYPLNLAIHKVAPTIAAGCTLVLKVPSRTPLTMMMFAELIDDTNLPKGAISIMAMDRKVGDALVTDDRFKLLSFTGSPAVGWKMKERSGKKKVVLELGGNAGALVDESADIKWAAKRLVVGAFSFSGQICISTQRLFVHKNVYDKFVSEYIKLVKKIKLGNPIDPQTQVGPMIEAGAVKRTEKWVNEAIKSGSKVLTGGKANGKFFEPTVLDRPKPSLAICSEEAFAPVVNLYPVNSFTEGIKNINNSAFGLQAGVFTNSFEHINYAFQELEVGGVVINDVPGYRIDHMPYGGVKDSGLGREGLKYSIEDMTELRLMVLNNKTS; from the coding sequence ATGGTTGTAAAAGAATTTCCAATTTATGTGGCCGGTAAATTTGTTAAATCAAGACAAAGGCTTGAGGTTCTAAATCCGTACAATGACCGGCCAGTCGGACTGACTTTTTCAGCGACTAAGCAGCAATTAGAACAGGCGACTAAAGCGGCGGTTAAAACTTTTGAAATTACCCGGAAAATGGGAGTGTATGAGCGGGTGGCAATTTTTGACCAGTTGATTGCCGGCTTAACTAAAAAACAAAAAGCTTTTGCGCGCATGATTAGCTTGGAATCAGCCAAACCCATCAAAGATGCTGAAGTGGAAGCGATGCGGGCAATTAACGTTTTGACTTTAGCCAAGGAAGAAGCTAAGCGTATTGCTGGAGAAGTGTTGGATTTAGATTTATTAGCTAGTTCAGACGGCCGTTGGGGGATTGTCAAAAGATTTCCGGTGGGGCCGGTCGCCGGGATTTCACCGTTTAACTACCCATTGAATTTAGCTATTCACAAAGTCGCTCCCACCATTGCCGCTGGCTGCACTTTAGTTTTAAAAGTACCGTCTCGCACGCCGCTCACCATGATGATGTTTGCTGAATTAATTGATGATACAAATCTACCCAAGGGAGCCATTAGTATTATGGCGATGGACCGCAAGGTTGGAGATGCTTTAGTGACCGATGATCGGTTTAAACTTTTAAGCTTTACTGGCAGTCCGGCGGTTGGTTGGAAAATGAAGGAACGTTCGGGCAAGAAAAAAGTAGTTTTAGAGCTAGGTGGAAATGCTGGTGCCCTAGTTGATGAATCAGCAGATATAAAATGGGCAGCTAAGCGTTTAGTGGTTGGCGCATTTAGTTTTTCAGGTCAAATTTGCATTTCAACCCAGCGGTTATTTGTGCATAAAAATGTTTACGATAAATTTGTATCAGAATATATTAAGTTAGTTAAAAAAATAAAATTGGGTAATCCGATTGACCCTCAAACTCAAGTTGGCCCGATGATTGAAGCGGGCGCGGTTAAACGCACCGAAAAATGGGTCAATGAAGCTATCAAGTCTGGCAGTAAAGTTTTAACCGGCGGTAAAGCTAACGGTAAATTTTTTGAACCAACTGTATTAGACCGACCAAAGCCGTCACTAGCGATTTGTAGCGAGGAAGCCTTTGCGCCCGTGGTAAATTTATACCCAGTTAATAGTTTCACTGAAGGAATCAAAAATATTAATAATTCAGCCTTTGGGCTACAAGCCGGAGTTTTTACTAATAGTTTTGAACATATCAATTATGCCTTTCAGGAGTTGGAAGTCGGGGGAGTAGTTATTAACGATGTGCCGGGTTACAGGATAGACCATATGCCATATGGCGGGGTAAAAGATTCTGGCCTTGGGCGTGAAGGCTTGAAGTATTCAATTGAAGATATGACTGAACTGCGATTGATGGTTCTTAACAACAAAACCTCTTAA
- a CDS encoding excinuclease ABC subunit C: MKKYYIYLLTNKVHTVLYIGVTSNLASRVWQHKEKIIEGFSKKYNVSKLVYYEEYDNVVDALNREKQIKKFSRKRKESLINNVNNRWEDLSYRL; the protein is encoded by the coding sequence ATGAAAAAATATTATATATATCTGCTAACAAATAAAGTCCATACAGTATTATATATTGGAGTCACTAGTAATTTGGCCAGTCGAGTTTGGCAGCACAAGGAAAAAATTATAGAAGGTTTTTCTAAGAAGTATAATGTAAGCAAATTGGTTTATTACGAGGAGTATGATAATGTTGTAGATGCTTTAAACAGAGAAAAACAAATAAAGAAGTTTAGTAGAAAAAGAAAAGAAAGTCTTATTAATAATGTAAACAATCGGTGGGAAGATTTAAGCTATCGATTGTAG